The Vibrio echinoideorum genome includes a region encoding these proteins:
- the rapA gene encoding RNA polymerase-associated protein RapA — protein sequence MTFALGQRWISDTESDLGLGTVVAMDARTVTVMFAASEENRVYARTDAPVTRVTFNIGDVIECQEGWSLSVEEIIEDKGLLTYLGTREDTQETEVTLREIFLSNQIRFNKPQDKLYAGQIDRMDNFVLRYRALSNQYQQHKSPMRGLCGMRAGLIPHQLYIAHEVGRRHAPRVLLADEVGLGKTIEAGMIIHQQVLSGRADRILIVVPETLQHQWLVEMMRRFNLHFSIFDEERCIEAFAESDNPFDTQQYVLCSLDFLRKSRKRYEQALEGEWDLLVVDEAHHLEWSQDKPSREYQVVEGLAENTSGVLLLTATPEQLGRESHFARLRLLDPDRFYDYEAFVEEEDQYAPVADAVTALFSGVKLENSAKNQITELLSEQDVEPLFRIIEGDSSEEEQALARQELIDNLMDRHGTGRVLFRNTRAAIKGFPKRNVNLLPMDIPTQYTTSMRVSGMIGGKMAPEARAMKMLYPEEIFQEFEGEDSSWWQFDSRVNWLIEKIQDKRSEKILVIASRASTALQLEQALREREGVRATVFHEGMSILERDKAAAYFAQEEGGAQVLICSEIGSEGRNFQFANQLVMFDLPFNPDLLEQRIGRLDRIGQLRDIDIHVPYLKGTSQAILARWFDEGLNAFAETCPTGRTVYDKYSDVLIEMLASGNTEQLDEVIEESAKLNQSLKSDLEKGRDRLLEMHSNGGEKAHEIAEKIASTDGDTNLVSFALSLFDTIGLNQDDKGENALVVTPSEHMMVPSYPGLPYEGATITFDRETALSREDMNFISWEHPMIQGGIDLLLSEGVGASAVSLLKNKALPVGTILLELVYLVDAQAPKRSGISQFLPKTPIRLMMDGRGNDLSAQVEFDSFNRQLSPVNRHLASKLVNSVQGEIHKLIEAGEAHVVPKVEEVREQAQRDMQTNLNGELERLQALKAVNPNIRDEELEVIEAQINELTGYISKAQFQLDSLRLIVVSHN from the coding sequence ATGACATTTGCTTTGGGGCAACGCTGGATAAGCGATACGGAGAGCGATTTAGGTTTAGGTACCGTTGTAGCAATGGATGCTCGAACAGTGACAGTAATGTTTGCAGCGTCAGAAGAAAATCGTGTGTACGCACGTACTGATGCTCCCGTAACCCGAGTAACGTTTAATATAGGCGATGTCATCGAATGCCAAGAAGGTTGGTCTTTATCTGTCGAAGAAATTATCGAAGATAAAGGGCTGCTGACTTACTTAGGTACTCGCGAAGATACCCAAGAAACAGAGGTGACTCTGCGTGAAATATTCTTAAGCAATCAAATCCGCTTTAACAAACCGCAAGACAAACTGTACGCGGGGCAAATCGATCGTATGGATAACTTTGTCCTACGTTACCGCGCGTTAAGCAACCAATACCAACAACACAAAAGCCCAATGCGTGGCTTGTGTGGTATGCGTGCTGGCTTGATCCCTCATCAGTTGTACATTGCTCATGAAGTCGGTCGCCGTCATGCTCCACGTGTTTTACTTGCTGATGAAGTTGGCTTAGGTAAAACAATCGAAGCGGGTATGATCATCCACCAACAAGTCTTATCTGGTCGCGCTGATCGCATTCTGATTGTGGTGCCTGAAACTCTTCAACACCAATGGTTAGTTGAGATGATGCGTCGTTTCAACCTGCACTTCTCGATCTTCGATGAAGAGCGCTGTATTGAAGCCTTTGCCGAATCGGATAACCCATTCGATACACAACAATACGTTCTGTGTTCTTTGGATTTCCTACGTAAGAGCCGCAAGCGCTACGAACAAGCACTTGAAGGTGAGTGGGATCTGTTGGTTGTCGATGAAGCGCACCACCTTGAGTGGAGCCAAGACAAACCAAGTCGCGAATACCAAGTGGTTGAAGGTTTGGCTGAAAATACCTCTGGTGTACTACTGTTAACCGCAACACCGGAACAGCTGGGTCGTGAGAGTCACTTTGCGCGTCTGCGTCTGCTTGATCCTGACCGTTTCTATGATTACGAAGCATTCGTTGAAGAAGAAGATCAATACGCGCCCGTTGCTGATGCAGTCACTGCATTGTTCTCAGGCGTGAAGCTTGAAAATAGCGCCAAAAATCAGATTACAGAGCTTCTTTCTGAGCAAGATGTTGAGCCTTTGTTCCGTATCATCGAAGGTGATAGCAGCGAAGAAGAACAAGCGTTAGCGCGCCAAGAGCTAATTGATAACCTGATGGACCGCCATGGTACTGGTCGTGTTCTATTTAGAAACACGCGTGCAGCAATCAAAGGCTTCCCTAAGCGTAATGTAAACCTACTGCCGATGGACATTCCAACGCAGTACACAACATCTATGCGTGTATCAGGCATGATCGGTGGCAAAATGGCCCCTGAAGCTCGTGCGATGAAGATGCTTTATCCAGAAGAGATTTTCCAAGAGTTTGAAGGTGAAGATTCAAGCTGGTGGCAGTTCGATTCACGAGTGAACTGGTTGATTGAAAAGATCCAAGACAAGCGTAGCGAAAAGATCCTAGTGATCGCTTCGCGTGCGAGTACGGCTCTTCAATTAGAGCAAGCACTGCGTGAGCGTGAAGGTGTGCGTGCAACGGTATTCCACGAAGGCATGTCTATTTTAGAGCGTGATAAAGCGGCGGCTTACTTTGCTCAAGAAGAGGGCGGTGCTCAGGTTCTTATCTGTAGCGAGATCGGTTCTGAAGGTCGTAACTTCCAGTTTGCAAACCAGTTAGTGATGTTCGACTTACCGTTCAACCCAGATTTGCTTGAGCAACGTATTGGTCGTTTGGACCGTATCGGTCAGCTTCGTGATATCGACATTCATGTTCCTTACCTAAAAGGCACATCGCAAGCGATTCTAGCGCGTTGGTTCGATGAAGGTCTGAACGCATTTGCAGAGACTTGTCCAACAGGTCGCACAGTTTACGATAAGTATTCTGATGTTCTAATCGAAATGCTAGCTTCTGGTAATACCGAGCAACTTGATGAAGTAATTGAAGAGTCTGCCAAGCTAAACCAAAGCCTGAAATCAGATCTAGAAAAGGGCCGAGATCGCCTACTCGAGATGCATTCAAATGGTGGCGAAAAAGCGCATGAGATTGCAGAAAAGATCGCGTCTACTGACGGTGATACTAACCTAGTGTCTTTTGCTCTGAGTCTGTTCGATACCATTGGTTTGAACCAAGACGACAAAGGTGAGAATGCTCTAGTCGTAACACCTTCTGAGCACATGATGGTTCCAAGCTACCCAGGCTTACCTTATGAAGGTGCAACCATCACGTTTGATCGTGAAACTGCACTTTCTCGTGAAGACATGAATTTTATTAGCTGGGAACACCCAATGATTCAGGGCGGTATTGATCTGCTATTGAGTGAAGGTGTCGGTGCTTCTGCGGTATCTCTGCTTAAGAACAAAGCTCTACCCGTGGGAACTATCCTGCTTGAGTTGGTTTACCTTGTGGATGCGCAAGCACCAAAGCGCAGCGGTATCAGTCAGTTCTTACCTAAGACACCAATTCGCTTGATGATGGATGGTCGTGGTAACGACTTATCAGCTCAGGTTGAGTTTGACAGCTTTAACCGTCAACTAAGTCCTGTAAACCGTCATTTAGCGAGCAAGCTCGTGAATTCGGTACAAGGTGAGATTCATAAGCTTATCGAAGCGGGTGAGGCGCACGTGGTTCCTAAAGTGGAAGAAGTGCGTGAACAAGCTCAAAGAGATATGCAGACTAATCTGAACGGTGAATTAGAGCGTCTACAAGCGCTTAAAGCCGTGAACCCTAATATTCGTGATGAAGAGCTAGAGGTTATCGAAGCTCAAATCAATGAACTGACGGGTTACATCAGCAAAGCTCAGTTTCAGTTAGATTCACTACGTTTGATTGTGGTTTCTCATAACTAA
- a CDS encoding carbon-nitrogen hydrolase family protein, translating to MDCVGLIQMTSGPSPELNFDYLVQEVAKCKALGAKWVVCPENALVFGSKADYHQYAEPLNDGPLQKKLSELATLHRIWIIVGSMPISTAEGVTTTTLVIDDFGSLVAHYDKLHMFDVDVADAHKCYRESDIFTPGDRVVTTETPFGRLGLSICYDVRFPHLYSELRKQGAQIIIVPAAFTAVTGQAHWEALLRCRAIETQSWIVAVGQGGKHPCQRETWGHSMVVDPWGRVVAQLDQDPKSMVVEIDTSSCESIRQNMPIAQHSRFTNQF from the coding sequence ATGGATTGTGTTGGGTTGATTCAAATGACATCTGGCCCCAGCCCTGAATTGAACTTTGACTACCTTGTTCAAGAAGTAGCAAAGTGCAAAGCGTTAGGGGCTAAGTGGGTGGTTTGCCCTGAAAACGCGTTAGTTTTTGGTAGCAAAGCCGATTATCACCAGTATGCAGAGCCCTTAAATGATGGCCCATTGCAGAAGAAACTGTCTGAGTTGGCTACGCTTCATCGAATCTGGATTATTGTCGGTAGCATGCCGATAAGTACGGCTGAAGGCGTGACTACTACAACATTGGTGATTGATGATTTTGGCAGCTTAGTGGCTCATTACGACAAGCTACATATGTTTGATGTTGATGTAGCCGATGCGCATAAGTGTTATCGAGAGTCCGATATTTTCACTCCGGGTGACCGAGTTGTGACGACAGAAACGCCTTTTGGTCGCTTAGGTTTGAGTATTTGTTATGATGTGCGCTTTCCACACTTGTATTCAGAGTTACGTAAGCAGGGTGCGCAGATCATTATCGTTCCAGCGGCGTTTACAGCAGTGACTGGTCAAGCGCATTGGGAAGCCTTATTAAGGTGCCGTGCGATCGAAACACAATCGTGGATTGTCGCGGTAGGGCAAGGTGGCAAACATCCTTGCCAAAGAGAAACATGGGGACACTCAATGGTGGTTGATCCATGGGGACGAGTGGTCGCACAGCTAGACCAAGATCCTAAAAGTATGGTGGTTGAGATAGACACATCCAGTTGCGAATCAATCAGGCAAAATATGCCAATAGCGCAACATTCTCGATTCACCAATCAATTTTAA
- a CDS encoding PhoH family protein — protein sequence MSETNRKLFVLDTNILLHEPFAIFSFQEHDVVIPMTVLEELDRIKDSKRDVARDARIAIRTLEDLFREATPDQISEGIPFSQDINASGSISILADYELQESVKAFADDKAGDNRILNAVLYLQNKRAPREVVLITKDINMRLRAKGAGVRFVEDYQTDQLIDDIQYLTKGFQQLEGAFWDGIDNVESKALGGKTLHTLARGPFEPTFLNQYVIDEESDFAARVEEIETETITLRDLSRERLMNRRAWDITPKNIYQGMAIDALLDPDIDLVILTGAAGSGKTLLAMAAALEQTIERKHFDKIIVTRNTPDIGESIGFLPGTEEEKMLPWLAAVTDTLEALHKNDHCTEGSMKYICDKANIQFKSINFMRGRSIQNAFVLLDECQNLTASQIKTIITRCGEGTKIVCSGNLAQIDSSYLTPVTSGLTYMVERFKDFEGSANIHLNGVVRSRLAEFAEENM from the coding sequence ATGAGCGAGACCAACCGGAAGCTATTTGTTTTAGATACTAATATCCTACTTCACGAACCCTTCGCTATATTTTCTTTCCAAGAGCACGATGTCGTTATTCCGATGACAGTGCTAGAAGAACTCGACAGAATCAAAGACAGTAAAAGAGACGTTGCTCGAGATGCAAGAATTGCGATTCGAACGCTCGAAGACTTATTCAGGGAAGCCACACCAGACCAAATATCGGAAGGCATTCCTTTTTCTCAAGACATTAACGCATCTGGCAGTATTTCAATACTCGCTGACTACGAACTTCAAGAAAGCGTCAAAGCCTTTGCCGACGACAAGGCCGGCGATAACCGAATCCTCAACGCTGTTTTATACCTTCAGAACAAACGTGCGCCGCGCGAAGTGGTTCTCATCACCAAAGACATCAACATGCGCTTACGAGCAAAAGGCGCTGGCGTTCGCTTTGTTGAAGATTATCAAACAGACCAACTGATTGATGATATCCAATACCTGACTAAAGGCTTTCAACAACTTGAAGGGGCATTTTGGGATGGCATCGATAATGTCGAGAGTAAGGCTTTAGGGGGAAAAACGTTACACACCCTAGCAAGAGGGCCTTTCGAACCGACCTTTCTCAACCAATATGTGATTGACGAGGAGAGTGACTTTGCCGCTCGTGTCGAAGAGATTGAAACCGAAACCATCACTTTAAGAGATCTCAGTCGCGAACGGTTAATGAACCGCAGAGCGTGGGACATTACACCGAAAAACATCTACCAAGGTATGGCGATCGATGCCCTACTCGATCCTGATATTGACCTTGTAATACTAACGGGGGCTGCCGGGAGTGGTAAGACACTGTTAGCCATGGCTGCCGCGCTTGAACAAACCATTGAGCGTAAACATTTCGATAAGATCATCGTAACCCGAAACACGCCCGATATCGGTGAGTCGATTGGGTTCCTTCCCGGCACCGAGGAAGAAAAAATGCTGCCTTGGTTAGCGGCAGTGACCGATACACTGGAAGCTCTGCACAAGAACGATCACTGCACCGAAGGGTCAATGAAGTACATCTGTGACAAAGCCAATATCCAGTTCAAATCGATTAACTTCATGCGAGGCCGCTCAATTCAAAATGCCTTTGTCCTTTTGGATGAGTGTCAGAACCTCACCGCTTCACAAATCAAAACCATCATCACCCGTTGTGGTGAAGGCACCAAGATCGTCTGTTCAGGAAACCTAGCTCAGATAGATTCATCCTACTTAACCCCTGTAACTTCAGGCTTAACCTACATGGTCGAGCGTTTTAAAGACTTCGAAGGCAGTGCTAATATTCACCTCAATGGTGTGGTACGAAGCCGACTGGCCGAGTTTGCTGAAGAAAATATGTAA
- the tldD gene encoding metalloprotease TldD: MSINQIEEALLNPTGLTEQNIADTLASIATRQIDYADIYFQSSWHESLVLEDSIIKDGSFNIDCGVGVRAVSGEKTGFAYSDQIQLEGLKQSAIAARGIAKQGQNGKVHAFKRNSNQAYYDAVNPLASWEKQQKTELLKALDAYIRTKEPMVTEVSVSLSGVHEQMLVAATDGTFAGDIRPLVRLSISVLAQKGDRRERGSAGGGGRFGYDFFLSDANGSQVAYQFADEAIRQALVNLEAVAAPAGAMPVVLGSGWPGVLLHEAVGHGLEGDFNRKESSVFSGKIGEQVTSSLCTIVDDGTLTDLRGSLNVDDEGVNGQYNTLIENGILKGYMQDKLNARLMGVAPTGNGRRESYAHLPMPRMTNTYMLPGEHTPEEIISTVERGIYAPNFGGGQVDITSGKFVFSASEAYMIENGKITHPVKGATLIGSGIEAMQQVSMVGNDLSLDRGVGVCGKAGQSVPVGVGQPTLKLDSLIVGGTE; this comes from the coding sequence ATGAGCATTAATCAAATTGAAGAAGCACTACTGAACCCGACAGGGCTTACGGAGCAAAATATCGCAGATACATTGGCGAGCATTGCTACCCGCCAAATTGATTATGCTGATATCTATTTCCAGTCAAGCTGGCATGAATCTTTGGTGCTAGAAGATAGCATCATTAAAGACGGTTCTTTCAACATCGACTGCGGTGTTGGTGTTCGAGCGGTATCTGGCGAAAAAACCGGTTTTGCGTACTCTGATCAAATCCAATTAGAGGGTCTGAAGCAAAGTGCGATTGCTGCTCGTGGTATCGCGAAGCAAGGTCAAAACGGCAAGGTTCACGCTTTCAAACGCAATTCGAACCAAGCTTACTATGACGCGGTTAACCCGCTAGCAAGCTGGGAAAAACAACAAAAAACAGAATTACTAAAAGCGCTTGATGCTTACATTCGTACCAAAGAGCCTATGGTCACTGAAGTATCAGTGAGTTTAAGCGGTGTGCATGAGCAGATGCTTGTTGCTGCTACTGACGGCACTTTCGCGGGTGATATTCGTCCGCTTGTTCGTTTGTCTATCAGCGTACTGGCACAAAAAGGCGATCGTCGTGAGCGTGGCAGTGCTGGCGGTGGCGGTCGTTTTGGTTACGACTTCTTCCTAAGCGATGCTAATGGCTCTCAGGTTGCTTACCAATTTGCAGATGAAGCGATTCGCCAAGCGTTAGTTAACCTTGAAGCAGTAGCCGCTCCTGCTGGTGCGATGCCAGTCGTATTAGGTTCTGGCTGGCCAGGCGTTTTACTGCATGAGGCGGTAGGTCACGGTTTAGAGGGTGACTTCAACCGTAAAGAATCTTCAGTATTCTCAGGTAAGATCGGCGAGCAAGTAACATCAAGCCTATGTACGATCGTTGATGATGGTACATTGACAGATCTTCGTGGTTCATTAAACGTTGATGATGAAGGTGTAAACGGTCAGTACAATACCTTAATCGAAAACGGCATCCTAAAAGGTTACATGCAAGACAAGCTTAATGCTCGTCTAATGGGTGTAGCGCCTACGGGTAACGGTCGTCGTGAGTCTTACGCGCACCTTCCTATGCCGCGTATGACAAACACTTACATGCTGCCGGGTGAACATACTCCTGAAGAGATTATCTCAACGGTTGAAAGAGGCATCTACGCGCCAAACTTCGGTGGCGGTCAGGTTGATATTACTTCTGGTAAGTTCGTGTTCTCAGCTTCTGAAGCGTACATGATTGAAAACGGCAAAATCACTCACCCAGTGAAGGGTGCAACGCTCATTGGTTCTGGTATAGAAGCGATGCAGCAAGTGTCTATGGTAGGCAACGACCTTAGCCTAGACCGTGGTGTTGGTGTGTGTGGTAAAGCCGGCCAAAGCGTTCCAGTCGGTGTTGGTCAACCAACATTGAAGCTAGACTCTCTTATAGTAGGTGGTACTGAGTAA
- a CDS encoding NRAMP family divalent metal transporter, with the protein MESTVKTTTKEAQTSAPLSTLIKSLGPGIMMAAAAVGGSHLVASTKAGAIYGWQLAALIILVNVFKYPFFKAGIQYTLGTGQSLVEGYSNLGRPYLVIFSILSAISAVVNTAALLLFSASLLSYFIPFDLATSTLCMIVLATCLVILFAGHYRALDTLSKAIMAILTITTLAAVAIAIGSPVEPDAAFVPPSPWSLAAIGFIVVTMGWMPAPIEISSITSMWLKSQKEKQEVTAQSALFDFNVGYIGTALLALVFVALGALVLHGSGVELSRSGVGFTHQLVGIYASTIGEWSRPLIALIAFFCIFGSTITVIDGYSRVLAESQRLLLKKESSPRMLQGWIIIVSIAALAIVMFFSAALMPMLDFAMVLAFVTTPFFALLNFILVNKAKLPEVLAIGPKLKWLSIAGLTYLFGFLALFVWWKWLM; encoded by the coding sequence ATGGAAAGTACGGTTAAAACAACCACAAAAGAAGCACAAACCTCTGCCCCCCTATCAACTTTAATTAAGTCTCTTGGCCCAGGTATTATGATGGCTGCTGCAGCTGTAGGAGGATCGCACTTAGTTGCATCCACTAAAGCTGGTGCCATTTATGGTTGGCAACTTGCCGCTCTTATTATCCTTGTTAACGTGTTTAAGTACCCGTTCTTTAAAGCGGGCATCCAATATACATTGGGCACGGGTCAAAGCTTAGTTGAAGGTTACTCTAACTTAGGTCGCCCTTACCTTGTGATCTTTTCTATTTTGAGTGCGATTTCCGCGGTTGTGAATACGGCAGCCTTACTGTTATTCAGCGCAAGCTTACTCAGCTACTTTATCCCTTTCGATTTAGCCACCAGCACACTTTGCATGATTGTTTTAGCAACGTGTTTGGTCATTCTATTTGCGGGTCACTATCGAGCTCTTGATACGCTATCTAAAGCGATCATGGCGATCCTGACCATCACTACTCTAGCTGCTGTGGCTATCGCTATTGGCTCTCCAGTCGAACCTGACGCTGCATTTGTTCCACCGTCGCCTTGGTCATTGGCTGCTATTGGCTTTATCGTGGTAACCATGGGTTGGATGCCTGCGCCTATCGAGATATCAAGCATCACCTCAATGTGGTTAAAAAGCCAAAAAGAGAAACAAGAAGTGACCGCTCAATCAGCATTGTTTGATTTCAACGTAGGCTACATTGGTACAGCATTACTGGCGCTGGTATTTGTCGCGTTAGGCGCCCTAGTACTTCACGGCTCAGGTGTTGAACTGTCTCGCTCAGGTGTTGGCTTCACTCATCAATTAGTCGGCATCTACGCCTCGACAATTGGCGAATGGTCTCGTCCATTAATCGCACTTATCGCCTTCTTCTGTATTTTTGGCAGTACCATTACCGTTATCGATGGCTATTCACGTGTGCTTGCAGAATCACAGCGCCTGTTATTGAAAAAAGAATCGAGCCCAAGAATGCTGCAAGGCTGGATCATCATTGTTTCTATCGCGGCATTGGCAATTGTGATGTTCTTCAGCGCAGCACTGATGCCAATGCTCGATTTTGCGATGGTACTTGCGTTTGTAACTACGCCATTCTTCGCCCTACTTAACTTCATCTTGGTAAACAAAGCTAAGCTTCCGGAAGTGCTTGCGATTGGTCCAAAACTAAAATGGTTATCGATAGCTGGTCTTACTTACTTGTTTGGTTTCTTAGCTCTATTCGTTTGGTGGAAATGGTTGATGTAA